Below is a genomic region from Mesorhizobium sp..
CGAGCGGCCGCACGTCGCGCTGAGTCGGGCGGCCCTGCTCGTCGCGATAGTCGAGCGACAGCACCTGCCGGTCTTCCACAGCCCGCTCGGTGATATCGACCGCGGCGCGCACCGCGTTGCTCATCACATAGTCGGGCATGTGTATTTCGGTGCGGCGCAGCCTGTCCTTTTCGCCGGCCGGGACGACGGCACCGATCTTCACCAATGCCTCCGCCGCCGCGCGTGCCATGGCCGCGCCGCCGAACGCCTGCACCATCCGCGCCCCGGCCACCAGCGCGACGATCTCGTCGCGTGTGAACATCAGCGGCGGCAGGTCGTAGCCTTCGCGCATGATGTAGCCGACCCCGGCCTCGCCATCGATTGGCACGCCGGTGGACTGCAGATCGGCGATGTCGCGATAGATCGTGCGTTCGGAAACTTCCAGGCGCTCGCCGAGCATCTGCGCGGTGACCAGCCGGCCGCCGCGCAGGTGCTGGACAATCTGGAAAAGGCGGTCGGCGCGCCGCATCAGGCGGAGAACACGCCGATGGAATTGCCGTCCGGATCGAGGCAATAGGCGAAACGGCCTGCGGGGATCGAGATCACCGGCGAGACGACCTGGCCGCCATTGACCGTGACGCGGTCCATCGCCGCCTCGACGTCCTCGACGGCGAGATGGATTGTCGGGCCCGTGCCCGCGGCGGCCGGCTTGCCTGGATAGATGTGCCCTGCGACCGAATCTTCGCCGGCGGCCGAGAAACGCGCCATCGGGTTCGGACCGCCGTCTTCGTCGCGAAGCGGATTGCCGGTGACGGCGGAGTAGAAAGCCTTGGCGCGCGCCTGATCGGCGACGGGGATCTCGAACCAGACTGCGGCGTGCAGGGGGACTGTGGCGTTCATGATGACGACCTCTCGTTTCGACATCTCACCATCGCATGACCCTCCTGACAACATTTTGTCAGGAGGGTCATGCAGATTCCGGACATCTCCTGTCAGCGACCGCGCTGCAGCGGCTCGTCCATGGCGTCCGGCCAGCCGATGTCTTTCTGGATGCCGCGCGGCAGATTGGCGATGATGCGCCGGGTGCGCGCGGCGGCGCGCATCTCGCGGCTGCTCTCGAGAACGCGACCGAATGCTGCGAGAATGTTGAACTTCGGCATGGGCATGGCTTTTCTCCCTTCGAATGAAGGGAATATGCCAAAACCCTGCCGACAGCCTTGTGTCAGTAGCCCCGCCGCCGGCCGGTCATTTCCTGTCGGTGACGGGAACCGTGTAGTTGAGCGGCAGGCGGCCGCCGTCGGCATAGATCGTCTGTCCGGTAATGTAGGAAGCGTCGCCCGAAGCCAGGAACGCGGCGATCGAGGCGATCTCCGAAGGGTCGCCGATTCGCCCCATCGGCGTGCGCGACAGGATGCGGTTCTTGGCAGCCGGGTCTGCATTCACCGAGGCGAGCATCTCCGTCATGATCGAGCCGGGGCCGATCGCGTTGACGCGGATGCCATAGGGCGCAAGCGAAAGCGCCATCACCTTGGTGAGTTGGTTCACGCCGCCCTTCGAGATCGAATACGGCACCTGGTTGGCGATGGCGAAGACCGCGTTGACCGACGACATGTTGACGATGGCCCCCGGTGCGCCCCCGGCCTTGACCTTGTCGACCATGATCCGCGCCACCGCCTGGCCGACCAGGAAGGCGCCTTTGAGATTGACCCTGAGGACGCGGTCGAAGTCCTCTTCCCTGAGATCGAGGAAATCGGCGCCGTGGACGATTCCGGCATTGTTGACCAGCACGTCGATATCGCCGAAGGCCTCGAGCGTCGCCGCGACGAGGTTGTGGGCGTCAAGCCGGTTGCCGACATCGGTGCGGATGAAGCGCGCCTCGCCGAGCTTGCCGAGATCGCGCGCTGCCTTTTCGCCTTTCTCCGAATCGAGATCGGCGATCACCACCTTCGCCTTGTCGCGCAGGAAGCGTTCCGCGATGGCGTAGCCGATGCCGCCGGCGGCTCCGGTGACTATGGCGATCTTGCGTTCAAGGGACATGGCTTGCTCCGGCAGATAGGTGTCGCGGGCCTTATAGACCGTGGCAGGAAATGCGGCCAGACGCTTTTCCCTTGACCGCCGTTCGGTCAAACTCGTTCCGTCTTCAGCGGGAAAAAGTGTGTGGCAACGAGGCATGGCCGATTTCGAGATTCTGTGGCGCTTCGTGTTCGAGGCAGCCGAGCGGTCGATCGCGCAAGGAGCGGCAGCCATGGTGGCCGACCTGCTGGGGATTCCCAACCTTCCTCCGGTCGCGTCTTACGAGGAGGCGACCTGGTGGATGACCGATGTCGTCGTAAGTGCAAGCGACACTTCGTTGCCGGCGCTCTTCGGACGGCTGCTCGCCTGCGCGGGATGGCTCGGCAACGAATGGTCGGTTCACGGGCTTGCCGGGCTGGATCCGGGCGAAAGCTGCTATGCCGTCTACAATGTCGGTGAGCGCAACCCGCCGAGCGTGCCGGGCCTTCGTTGGGCCCTGATGGAAATCTGGCCGAGGGCGTGAGTGTCTTCTCGCTCCGCGGACGATCAATCGGTGGGCGGGGCGCAATAGAGGCCGTAGAGCGTCCTGAGCACTTCGGCTACCTCCTCGCTCGCCAGGCGATAGTAGATCGTCTGCCCCTCGCGTCGCGTCGCGACAAGATCGAGCGCGCGCATCTTCGCCAGATGCTGCGACAAAGCCGGCACCGCCAGACCCACGATCTCCGCCAGATGGCCGACCGACTTCTCGCCTTCGAGCAGATTGCACAGCACGACCAGCCGCTTGGCATTGGCCATCGCGGTCAGCAGCCGGGAGGCCTCTTCGGCGCTCGCCTCGAAGGCCGCCAGCGACTTTGCGTTCATCTCGATATTCATGCTTGACATATTAGCAATTGCGCAACTATTTAACAATCAGATTTTCGATGGAGGTTTCCATGATCAATGTCGGCACGCCTGATCGCATAGTCCGCATCGTCCTCGGTCTCGTTCTGTTGTTGGCTCCCTTGCTGCCGATGACCGCGTCGTTCTTCGCCGCTTGGGGCACATGGAAGTTCCTCGTCGCCGCGGTTGGGCTGGTGCTCGTCGTTACCGGCTTCCTGCGCATCTGCCCACTCTACGCGATTCTCGGCATCAACACCTGCCCGGCAAACAGGCGCTGATCGCCGCTGGCGCAGGCATCCGTCGTCGCCCGAAAACAAGGACAAAGGAAACGCCACATGTCCGGCCCTATTCCGTTCCCGGTCGACCTCTCGGTCAAGCCGGAAGTGACCGCCTTCTTCGACGAGCCGACCAACACGGTGAGCTATGTCGTCAAGGATCCGAATTCGACGTCGTGCGCGGTGATCGATTCCGTCATGGACATCGACTACGCGGCCGGCCGCATTGCGTACCAGTCCGCCGACAAGATCATCGAATTCATCCGTTCCAACGGTCTTACGCTTGAATGGCTGATAGAGACCCATGTGCATGCCGACCACCTTTCGGGAGCACCTTACATCCAGCAGAAGTTGGGTGGACAGATCGGTATCGGCGCCAACATCACGATCGTCCAGGAGACTTTCGGCAAGGTCTTCAACGAAGGCACGGAGTTCCAGCGCGACGGGTCGCAGTTCGACCGCCTGTTCAAGGACGGCGACAGCTACATGATCGGCACGATGAGGGCCTTTGCCATGCATACGCCCGGCCACACGCCGGCCTGCATGACGCACGTGATCGGCGATGCGGCCTTCGTTGGCGACACGCTGTTCATGCCGGATGGCGGCTCGGCGCGGGCCGATTTCCCCGGGGGGGACGCGCGCACGCTCTACCGTTCGATCAAGCGGGTTCTGGCGCTGCCCGCAGAAACGCGTCTTTTCATGTGTCACGACTACGGGCCGAACGGCCGCGCGATCCGCTGGGAGACCAGCGTCGCCGAACAGCGGGCGCATAATATCCACGTCAGGGACGGGATCTCGGAGGACGAGTTCGTGAAGACCCGCGAGGCGCGGGACAGGACGCTCTCCATGCCCAAGCTGATCATCCCGTCGCTGCAGGTGAACATGAAGGCAGGCGAGCTGCCGCCGCCGGATGCCAGCGGCAAGCGCTTCCTCAAAGTGCCGATCAACGGCCTGTAAGTCGACGAAGGACTCCGATCATGAATGCAACGAAACTGAACAGCGAATTCGCGGTAGCGGCGCAGATCGGTCTGCCGGACATCGCCTCCGCAGCCAAGGCGGGCTTCCGCTCCATCATCTGCAACCGTCCGGACGGAGAGGGCTGGGGCCAGCCGAGGTTTGCCGAGATCGAGAAAGCGGCGAAGGCGGCCGGCCTCGAAGCCGCCTATCTGCCGATCGTGCCGGGCCAGATGGGGCCACAGCAGATCGAAGCCTTCGACGGGCTGATGGCGCGGCTGCCCAAGCCGGTGCTCGCCTATTGCCGCAGTGGCGCCCGGTCGAGTGGATTGTGGGCCGCGTCGCGGTCTTCCCGCCGATAGACGAACCACTTCCCGCGCCAAGGCCGCCTCCGTATCGGGCGCGGTCAATTATTCATTCCGGCAGCCGACATGAAGGCCAAGCAGATCCTGCCATTCCTCGACTGGGCTCCCACCTATTCGCGCGAGACGGCGGCGAGCGACCTCGTCGCGGCGGTGATCGTGACGATCATGCTGGTGCCGCAAAGCCTCGCCTATGCCATGCTTGCCGGGCTGCCGCCCTATGTGGGCCTCTACGCCTCGATCCTGCCGCTGGTGGCCTATGCGATCTTCGGCTCGAGCCGCACGCTGGCCGTCGGACCGGTGGCCGTCGTGTCGCTGATGACGGCCGCGGCCGTCGGGCAGGTCGCCGCGCCGGGTTCGGCCGACTACATTGCGGCCGCTACCACGCTCGCCATGCTGTCGGGCCTTGTGCTGCTGGCCATGTCTATCTTGCGACTGGGGTTCCTCGCCAACTTCCTGTCGCATCCGGTCATCTCGGGCTTCATCACGGCGTCGGGGATCCTGATCGCTGCGAGCCAGGTCAAGCACATCCTCGGAATCGGAGCCGGCGGCGACACGCTGCCCGAAATGGTGACCGAGGTCGGCAGGACGATATCGACGACGAACCCCTACACGCTGGCAATCGGCCTGGCCGCACTCGTCTTCCTGGCCTGGGTGCGCAAGGGGCTGAAACCGCTGCTGGTCAGGGCGGGGCTGAGGGCAAGGGCGGCGGATCTGCTGTCCAAGGTCGGCCCGATCGCCGCCATTGCGCTGTCGATCGGCGCGGTCGTCGCCTTCGGCCTCGACGGCAAGGGCGTCAAGATCGTCGGCACGATCCCGTCCGGCCTGCCCGCCTTCGCGCTGCCTTCTTTCGATGCGGGTCTGTGGCTCGACCTCTTGCCAGCCGCCGTGCTGATCAGCCTGGTCGGCTTCGTCGAATCGATCTCGGTCGCGCAAACGCTCGCCGCCAAGCGGCGGCAGCGCATCGCGCCGGACAGCGAACTGACCGGCCTCGGCATGGCCAACGTCGCCGCCGCCGTTTCGGGCGGCTATCCGGTGACCGGAGGCTTTGCCCGCTCGGTGGTCAATTTCGACGCCGGCGCGGAAACGCCGCTGGCCGGTGTGTTCACGGCCGCCGGCATTCTGGGCGCGACCTTGTTCCTCACGCCCCTGTTCTCGTATCTGCCGCAGGCGGTGCTCGCGGCGACGATCATCGTCGCCGTGCTGTCGCTGGTGGATCTGGACTCGATCCGCCGCACCTGGACCTATTCGAAGGCCGACTTCGCGGCGCAGGCGGCAACGATCGCCTTGGTGCTCACGGTCGGCGTCGAAGTCGGCATCGTCGCCGGAGTCGGGTTGTCGCTCCTGCTGTTCCTCTGGCGCACCAGCCGGCCGCATGTCGCGGTGGTGGGCCAGGTGCCGGGCACGGAGCATTTCCGCAACGTGCGCCGGCACAAGGTCGAGACGCGGCCGGAGCTCTTGTCGATCCGGGTCGACGAGAGCTTGTATTTCGTCAATGCCCGTTTCCTGGAGGACACGATCTACGATGCTGTGGCGGCCGACCCGAACCTGCGAAACGTTGTGCTGATGTGTCCGGCCGTGAACATGATCGACAGCTCGGCGCTGGAAAGCCTGGAAGCGATCGCGGACAGGCTGGGATCGGCAGGCGTGGGATTTCACCTGTCAGAGGTGAAGGGGCCGGTGATGGACGCGCTTAAGCGCTCGGATTTCTTCGAGCACTTCAAGGGCCGGGTGTTCCTCTCCCAGCACGAAGCCGTGCAGGGACTCGCCTAAGCGCCCTCAGCGGATCGTCCTGCCCCTCAGCGCTGTTCCGATCTCCTCCAGGATAGCCGGATCGTCGATCGTCGCCGGCATGTTCCAGGTCTCGCCGTCGGCGATCTTCTGCATCGTACCGCGCAGGATCTTGCCCGAGCGGGTCTTGGGCAGGCGCTTGACCGACACTGCGGTGCGGAAGGCCGCGACCGGGCCGATGCGGTCGCGCACCAGGGCGACGATCTCCTTCTCGACCTCCGCCGGGTCGCGTTTCACGCCGGCCGACAGCACCACGAAGCCGAGCGGCAGCTGGCCCTTCATCTCGTCGGCGACGCCGATGACGGCGCATTCGGCGACGTCCGGGTGCGAGGCCACGACCTCCTCCATCGCGCCGGTCGAGAGCCGATGGCCGGCGACGTTGATGATGTCGTCGGTGCGGGCCATGATGAACAGGTAGCCGTCCTCGTCGAGATAGCCGGCGTCGGCGGTTTTGTAGTAGCCGGGAAACTCCGCGAGATAGGCGTCGACGAACCGTTTGTCGGCATTCCACAGCGTCGGCAGGCAGCCGGGAGGCAGCGGCAGCTTGACCAGCACATTGCCGAGCGTGCCTGCCGGGACGGCGTGGCCGGCATCGTCGAGAATCTCGATTCTGTAGCCGGGCATGGCGACGCCGGGCGAGCCGAGCTTGACCGGCAGCAGGCCGAGGCCCACCGGGTTCTGGCTGATCGGCGAGCCCGTTTCGGTCTGCCACCAGTGGTCGATCACCGGCACGCCGAGCTGTTTCTGCGCCCATTCGATGGTCGGCGGGTCGCCGCGCTCGCCGGCGAGGAAGAGGGTGCGGAACGTCGACAGGTCGTATTTGCGGATGAATTCGCCGTTCGGGTCCTGGCCCTTGATGGCGCGGAACGCGGTCGGCGCGGTGAACAGCGCGACGACGCGGTGCTCGGCGATGACCCGCCAGAAGGTGCCGGCATCGGGCGTGCCGACCGGCTTGCCCTCGAACAGGACGGTGGTGCAGCCGTGCAGGAGCGGGGCGTAGACGATGTAGGAATGGCCGACGACCCAGCCGACGTCGGACGCCGCCCAGAAGACCTCGCCCGGCCTGACGCCGAACTCGTTGCACATCGACCATTCGAGCGCCACCATATGGCCGCCGGTGTCGCGCACCACGCCCTTCGGCTGGCCGGTCGTGCCGGACGTGTAGAGGATGTAGAGGGGATCGGTGGCGAGCATCGGCTCGCAGGGCACCGTGCGGCCGCGGGCGGCGGAGACGAGCGAAGCATAGTCCAGGTCGCGGCCGGCCGTCATGGCCGCTTCGAGCTGCGGCCGCTGCAGGACGACGCAGAAGTCAGGCTTGTGCGACGCCATGTCGATCGCAGCGTCGAGCAGCGGCTTGTAGGCGACGGTGCGGCCGGGCTCGAGACCGCAGGAGGCGGCGATGATCGCCTTCGGCGCGCAGTCGTCGATGCGGGTGGCGAGTTCCTTCGCCGCGAAGCCGCCGAAGACGACCGAATGGATTGCGCCCAGCCTGGCGCAGGCGAGCATGGCAAAGGCAGCCTCCGGCACCATCGGCATGTAGATGATGACGCGGTCGCCCTTGCCGACGCCCTTGTCCTTGAGGACGCCCGCCAGTGCGCTGACCTCGGTGAGAAGCTGCGCATAGGTGAAGGAGGCTTTCGTTCCCGTGATGGCGCTGTCGTGGATCAGGGCAAGCTGGTCGGCGCGGCCGCCAGCCACATGCCGGTCCACCGCGTTGTGGCACATGTTGCCGACCGCGTCCGGGAACCAGCGGCCGTAGACGCCGGCCTTGGGATCGAAGATGCGCTTTGGCGGCGAGACCCAGTCGATCGCCCCCGCCGCCTCGGCCCAAAACCCTTCCGGATCCTTCTCCCAGCGCGCATAGACCTCGCGATACGTGGACGCCATTCCTTGCCTCCCTCGGATGGTTGGCAGTGTTCTAGACCCTCCGAGCGCGGGCCGTCCACATGACGATCGTCTAGACTCCTGCCCCGGCGCCTGTTCAAAGGGGAGCATATCGCCGCAGAACGGTTTCGCATTGTCCAAAGCGCTTGCCCTCATCATCCTCGCCATGATGGTCCTTCATCTGATCCGCCCCTTCGGCCTGCCGGGACTGCGGTTGCGCAGGGATGTCTGGAAAATCGCGGTTATGGCGCTGGTGGCGCTGGGGGCGACCGTGCTGCTCAGTCATGGGAGTTAGGGGAGTAGGTGCCGGTTCCTGCTCCTCCGTCATTCCGGGACCGCGCAGCGGGACCCGGACTCCAGAGCGCCAGCGTTGCCCATTCGGGACAAGCCCGAGGATGACGGCGGGGGGAGTTAAGTGCCGGGGACAGTTTACTTTTTTCCGCACGAGGGCGTCGCCCGTGCAAGGCTTGCGCGGGCGGCTGAGGGAGTTGGGCGCCGGGGACAGTTTACTTTTTTCCGCAGAAGGGCGCGGCCCGTGCGAGGTTTGCGCGGGCGGAAACAAAGTAAACTGTCCCCTGCGGATCTCTACGACGTGTCGCGGAATTCGACCGGCGAGAAGGCTTCCCGAAGTCTGCGCAGGAATACATCGAGGCCGCGGAGTGGGTTGACCTCGTCACCGGCCTCGCCGGATGCCTGATCCTGCCGCCAGACCGAAACACGGCTGAGATAGGCCGCCATGCTTTGCACGACCACCGCCAGCGCGCGCAGCGAGGCGGCGATGTCGAGCGCGTCGGCCGGCCCGGTGCCGTAGCGGACGTTGGGCAGAGCGGGCGACCAGAGCCGGCCGGCCGCGTTCCAGGTCGAGCCGGCGACGTAGTCGCGGGCGATGAGGTCGGCCTGCCGGGCGGCCCACAGCAGGCTGAAGCGGACCCAAGGCGTGTCGCCGGCGGCGCGTTCTGCGAGGGCTGCGAGCGCAAGCAGGGTCGAGACGATGCTGCAAAGCACCTCCTGTCCCCTCCCTGTCTTCGCCTTCCACGCCATCGCCGGCTCCTTTGCGTCGCACCGGGCCAATGATGCGGCAGGGCGGAAAGGGCGTGGATAAAAAAGCGAATGGTGAATGGTGAATGGTGAATGGGAACAGAGGGTTGGCGGCAAAAACTTTTTCCCGCCGGGGGCGATCGATGCACAG
It encodes:
- a CDS encoding VOC family protein, which codes for MNATVPLHAAVWFEIPVADQARAKAFYSAVTGNPLRDEDGGPNPMARFSAAGEDSVAGHIYPGKPAAAGTGPTIHLAVEDVEAAMDRVTVNGGQVVSPVISIPAGRFAYCLDPDGNSIGVFSA
- a CDS encoding SDR family NAD(P)-dependent oxidoreductase — encoded protein: MSLERKIAIVTGAAGGIGYAIAERFLRDKAKVVIADLDSEKGEKAARDLGKLGEARFIRTDVGNRLDAHNLVAATLEAFGDIDVLVNNAGIVHGADFLDLREEDFDRVLRVNLKGAFLVGQAVARIMVDKVKAGGAPGAIVNMSSVNAVFAIANQVPYSISKGGVNQLTKVMALSLAPYGIRVNAIGPGSIMTEMLASVNADPAAKNRILSRTPMGRIGDPSEIASIAAFLASGDASYITGQTIYADGGRLPLNYTVPVTDRK
- the sulP gene encoding SulP family inorganic anion transporter translates to MKAKQILPFLDWAPTYSRETAASDLVAAVIVTIMLVPQSLAYAMLAGLPPYVGLYASILPLVAYAIFGSSRTLAVGPVAVVSLMTAAAVGQVAAPGSADYIAAATTLAMLSGLVLLAMSILRLGFLANFLSHPVISGFITASGILIAASQVKHILGIGAGGDTLPEMVTEVGRTISTTNPYTLAIGLAALVFLAWVRKGLKPLLVRAGLRARAADLLSKVGPIAAIALSIGAVVAFGLDGKGVKIVGTIPSGLPAFALPSFDAGLWLDLLPAAVLISLVGFVESISVAQTLAAKRRQRIAPDSELTGLGMANVAAAVSGGYPVTGGFARSVVNFDAGAETPLAGVFTAAGILGATLFLTPLFSYLPQAVLAATIIVAVLSLVDLDSIRRTWTYSKADFAAQAATIALVLTVGVEVGIVAGVGLSLLLFLWRTSRPHVAVVGQVPGTEHFRNVRRHKVETRPELLSIRVDESLYFVNARFLEDTIYDAVAADPNLRNVVLMCPAVNMIDSSALESLEAIADRLGSAGVGFHLSEVKGPVMDALKRSDFFEHFKGRVFLSQHEAVQGLA
- a CDS encoding YafY family protein, whose protein sequence is MRRADRLFQIVQHLRGGRLVTAQMLGERLEVSERTIYRDIADLQSTGVPIDGEAGVGYIMREGYDLPPLMFTRDEIVALVAGARMVQAFGGAAMARAAAEALVKIGAVVPAGEKDRLRRTEIHMPDYVMSNAVRAAVDITERAVEDRQVLSLDYRDEQGRPTQRDVRPLGLWFWGKVWTLVAWCELRDDFRAFRIDRVAGVKPAGRIFRHERGKTLADFYRRMEMREHDARVA
- a CDS encoding DUF2892 domain-containing protein, translating into MINVGTPDRIVRIVLGLVLLLAPLLPMTASFFAAWGTWKFLVAAVGLVLVVTGFLRICPLYAILGINTCPANRR
- a CDS encoding TIGR01244 family sulfur transferase, with product MNATKLNSEFAVAAQIGLPDIASAAKAGFRSIICNRPDGEGWGQPRFAEIEKAAKAAGLEAAYLPIVPGQMGPQQIEAFDGLMARLPKPVLAYCRSGARSSGLWAASRSSRR
- a CDS encoding metalloregulator ArsR/SmtB family transcription factor; translation: MNAKSLAAFEASAEEASRLLTAMANAKRLVVLCNLLEGEKSVGHLAEIVGLAVPALSQHLAKMRALDLVATRREGQTIYYRLASEEVAEVLRTLYGLYCAPPTD
- a CDS encoding MBL fold metallo-hydrolase, encoding MSGPIPFPVDLSVKPEVTAFFDEPTNTVSYVVKDPNSTSCAVIDSVMDIDYAAGRIAYQSADKIIEFIRSNGLTLEWLIETHVHADHLSGAPYIQQKLGGQIGIGANITIVQETFGKVFNEGTEFQRDGSQFDRLFKDGDSYMIGTMRAFAMHTPGHTPACMTHVIGDAAFVGDTLFMPDGGSARADFPGGDARTLYRSIKRVLALPAETRLFMCHDYGPNGRAIRWETSVAEQRAHNIHVRDGISEDEFVKTREARDRTLSMPKLIIPSLQVNMKAGELPPPDASGKRFLKVPINGL
- a CDS encoding propionyl-CoA synthetase, coding for MASTYREVYARWEKDPEGFWAEAAGAIDWVSPPKRIFDPKAGVYGRWFPDAVGNMCHNAVDRHVAGGRADQLALIHDSAITGTKASFTYAQLLTEVSALAGVLKDKGVGKGDRVIIYMPMVPEAAFAMLACARLGAIHSVVFGGFAAKELATRIDDCAPKAIIAASCGLEPGRTVAYKPLLDAAIDMASHKPDFCVVLQRPQLEAAMTAGRDLDYASLVSAARGRTVPCEPMLATDPLYILYTSGTTGQPKGVVRDTGGHMVALEWSMCNEFGVRPGEVFWAASDVGWVVGHSYIVYAPLLHGCTTVLFEGKPVGTPDAGTFWRVIAEHRVVALFTAPTAFRAIKGQDPNGEFIRKYDLSTFRTLFLAGERGDPPTIEWAQKQLGVPVIDHWWQTETGSPISQNPVGLGLLPVKLGSPGVAMPGYRIEILDDAGHAVPAGTLGNVLVKLPLPPGCLPTLWNADKRFVDAYLAEFPGYYKTADAGYLDEDGYLFIMARTDDIINVAGHRLSTGAMEEVVASHPDVAECAVIGVADEMKGQLPLGFVVLSAGVKRDPAEVEKEIVALVRDRIGPVAAFRTAVSVKRLPKTRSGKILRGTMQKIADGETWNMPATIDDPAILEEIGTALRGRTIR